A section of the Malania oleifera isolate guangnan ecotype guangnan chromosome 2, ASM2987363v1, whole genome shotgun sequence genome encodes:
- the LOC131148670 gene encoding tricyclene synthase TPS4, chloroplastic-like isoform X1, whose translation MALNLYSHHLPPPCFSLHLPRRGSSYSSLPVGAGMKPVVQCRSAIEQDDSPVVADQRRSANYQPSYWSPDFVESLSKNYPGQEELYQERTKELEEKVRRMIEDVEDDQPLALAQLVDSIQRLGLGHRFEEDITRALDRVKSSFEPPNNVRTLTNLHATALTFRLLRQHGHPVPQDVFKGFMDHKGNFRALIAKDVGGLLSLYEASHLGCDGEIILEEAKAFTTFHLNESLKLGTSTMIAEEVSLAMEIPLHRRMPRLEARWSIELYQKREDANQVLLELAELDFNKVQSIHQSDLQDLSRWWKDMGLVRRLNFARDRLMESFFWTVGLVFEPQFSSCRKGLTKVITLITTLDDVYDIYGSLEELELFTDAVERWDITAVKNLPGYMKLCFLALYNTVNEMAYETLKEQGDNIIPHLAKAWANLCKAFLVEARWNYNKNMPTFTNYLENAWQSVSGVVILVHAYFLVTGSITDEALECLEENHDLLHWPSVIFRLYNDMGTSTAELERGESANSILCYMRETGLSEEFARKHINNMIDGAWKKINKARSTNSPFSKYFVEIALNLARNSQCTYQHGDGYGAPDSRSRNRVSMVIIEPIPHSKNK comes from the exons ATGGCACTTAATCTCTACTCTCATCATCTGCCCCCTCCCTGCTTTTCCCTGCATTTGCCAAGGCGAGGTTCCTCCTACAGTTCCCTTCCGGTTGGTGCCGGCATGAAGCCGGTAGTCCAATGCCGCAGTGCGATCGAACAAGATGACTCTCCGGTGGTTGCCGATCAGAGACGCTCTGCCAATTACCAGCCAAGCTATTGGAGTCCTGATTTTGTCGAATCCTTGTCGAAGAATTACCCAGGACAA GAGGAATTATACCAGGAGAGGACAAAGGAGCTGGAGGAGAAAGTGAGAAGGATGATTGAAGATGTGGAAGATGATCAGCCATTGGCATTGGCACAGTTGGTTGACAGCATCCAAAGATTGGGACTTGGACACCGCTTTGAGGAGGACATAACAAGAGCCCTTGACAGGGTGAAGTCGTCCTTCGAACCACCAAATAATGTGAGAACCCTCACGAATCTACATGCTACTGCTCTTACTTTTAGGCTCCTCAGACAGCATGGCCACCCCGTCCCTCAAG ATGTGTTTAAGGGTTTCATGGACCACAAGGGCAATTTTCGGGCCCTTATCGCCAAGGATGTCGGGGGACTGTTGAGTCTATATGAAGCTTCACATCTGGGATGTGATGGGGAAATTATCCTGGAAGAGGCCAAAGCATTCACCACCTTTCACCTAAATGAGAGCCTCAAGTTGGGCACAAGCACTATGATTGCAGAAGAAGTGAGTCTTGCAATGGAGATTCCCCTGCACCGCAGAATGCCAAGGCTTGAAGCTAGGTGGTCTATTGAATTATATCAGAAAAGGGAAGATGCAAATCAAGTGCTACTGGAACTTGCCGAGCTCGATTTCAACAAGGTGCAGTCCATCCACCAAAGCGACCTTCAAGATTTGTCAAG GTGGTGGAAAGACATGGGCTTAGTGAGAAGGTTGAACTTTGCAAGAGATAGGCTAATGGAAAGCTTCTTTTGGACGGTCGGATTGGTGTTTGAGCCTCAATTCAGTAGTTGTCGCAAAGGGTTAACCAAAGTAATCACACTAATCACCACCCTTGACGATGTCTATGACATTTATGGTTCTTTGGAGGAGCTAGAGCTATTTACAGATGCTGTTGAAAG ATGGGATATTACTGCAGTGAAAAATCTTCCAGGCTATATGAAGTTATGCTTCCTGGCTCTCTACAATACTGTCAATGAAATGGCTTACGAGACACTCAAGGAGCAAGGAGATAACATCATCCCACACCTGGCAAAAGCG TGGGCAAATTTGTGCAAAGCTTTCTTGGTGGAAGCAAGGTGGAACTATAACAAGAACATGCCAACATTCACAAACTATCTCGAGAACGCTTGGCAATCAGTATCAGGGGTTGTTATACTAGTTCATGCCTATTTTTTGGTGACAGGGAGTATCACAGATGAGGCATTAGAGTGCTTAGAAGAGAACCATGATTTATTGCATTGGCCCTCTGTGATTTTTCGACTTTACAACGATATGGGTACCTCAACG GCCGAGTTGGAGAGAGGAGAAAGTGCAAATTCCATCTTATGTTATATGCGTGAGACTGGACTTTCTGAGGAATTTGCTCGCAAGCATATCAACAACATGATAGATGGAGCTTGGAAGAAGATAAACAAAGCTCGATCTACTAATTCtcctttttcaaaatattttgtcGAAATAGCCCTTAATCTTGCTCGGAATTCCCAGTGCACGTATCAACATGGAGATGGGTATGGAGCTCCAGATTCTAGATCAAGAAACCGAGTCTCTATGGTGATAATTGAGCCAATTCCCCACTCCAAAAATAAATAA
- the LOC131148670 gene encoding isoprene synthase, chloroplastic-like isoform X2, with protein sequence MALNLYSHHLPPPCFSLHLPRRGSSYSSLPVGAGMKPVVQCRSAIEQDDSPVVADQRRSANYQPSYWSPDFVESLSKNYPGQEELYQERTKELEEKVRRMIEDVEDDQPLALAQLVDSIQRLGLGHRFEEDITRALDRVKSSFEPPNNVRTLTNLHATALTFRLLRQHGHPVPQDVFKGFMDHKGNFRALIAKDVGGLLSLYEASHLGCDGEIILEEAKAFTTFHLNESLKLGTSTMIAEEVSLAMEIPLHRRMPRLEARWSIELYQKREDANQVLLELAELDFNKVQSIHQSDLQDLSRWWKDMGLVRRLNFARDRLMESFFWTVGLVFEPQFSSCRKGLTKVITLITTLDDVYDIYGSLEELELFTDAVERWDITAVKNLPGYMKLCFLALYNTVNEMAYETLKEQGDNIIPHLAKAWANLCKAFLVEARWNYNKNMPTFTNYLENAWQSVSGAELERGESANSILCYMRETGLSEEFARKHINNMIDGAWKKINKARSTNSPFSKYFVEIALNLARNSQCTYQHGDGYGAPDSRSRNRVSMVIIEPIPHSKNK encoded by the exons ATGGCACTTAATCTCTACTCTCATCATCTGCCCCCTCCCTGCTTTTCCCTGCATTTGCCAAGGCGAGGTTCCTCCTACAGTTCCCTTCCGGTTGGTGCCGGCATGAAGCCGGTAGTCCAATGCCGCAGTGCGATCGAACAAGATGACTCTCCGGTGGTTGCCGATCAGAGACGCTCTGCCAATTACCAGCCAAGCTATTGGAGTCCTGATTTTGTCGAATCCTTGTCGAAGAATTACCCAGGACAA GAGGAATTATACCAGGAGAGGACAAAGGAGCTGGAGGAGAAAGTGAGAAGGATGATTGAAGATGTGGAAGATGATCAGCCATTGGCATTGGCACAGTTGGTTGACAGCATCCAAAGATTGGGACTTGGACACCGCTTTGAGGAGGACATAACAAGAGCCCTTGACAGGGTGAAGTCGTCCTTCGAACCACCAAATAATGTGAGAACCCTCACGAATCTACATGCTACTGCTCTTACTTTTAGGCTCCTCAGACAGCATGGCCACCCCGTCCCTCAAG ATGTGTTTAAGGGTTTCATGGACCACAAGGGCAATTTTCGGGCCCTTATCGCCAAGGATGTCGGGGGACTGTTGAGTCTATATGAAGCTTCACATCTGGGATGTGATGGGGAAATTATCCTGGAAGAGGCCAAAGCATTCACCACCTTTCACCTAAATGAGAGCCTCAAGTTGGGCACAAGCACTATGATTGCAGAAGAAGTGAGTCTTGCAATGGAGATTCCCCTGCACCGCAGAATGCCAAGGCTTGAAGCTAGGTGGTCTATTGAATTATATCAGAAAAGGGAAGATGCAAATCAAGTGCTACTGGAACTTGCCGAGCTCGATTTCAACAAGGTGCAGTCCATCCACCAAAGCGACCTTCAAGATTTGTCAAG GTGGTGGAAAGACATGGGCTTAGTGAGAAGGTTGAACTTTGCAAGAGATAGGCTAATGGAAAGCTTCTTTTGGACGGTCGGATTGGTGTTTGAGCCTCAATTCAGTAGTTGTCGCAAAGGGTTAACCAAAGTAATCACACTAATCACCACCCTTGACGATGTCTATGACATTTATGGTTCTTTGGAGGAGCTAGAGCTATTTACAGATGCTGTTGAAAG ATGGGATATTACTGCAGTGAAAAATCTTCCAGGCTATATGAAGTTATGCTTCCTGGCTCTCTACAATACTGTCAATGAAATGGCTTACGAGACACTCAAGGAGCAAGGAGATAACATCATCCCACACCTGGCAAAAGCG TGGGCAAATTTGTGCAAAGCTTTCTTGGTGGAAGCAAGGTGGAACTATAACAAGAACATGCCAACATTCACAAACTATCTCGAGAACGCTTGGCAATCAGTATCAGGG GCCGAGTTGGAGAGAGGAGAAAGTGCAAATTCCATCTTATGTTATATGCGTGAGACTGGACTTTCTGAGGAATTTGCTCGCAAGCATATCAACAACATGATAGATGGAGCTTGGAAGAAGATAAACAAAGCTCGATCTACTAATTCtcctttttcaaaatattttgtcGAAATAGCCCTTAATCTTGCTCGGAATTCCCAGTGCACGTATCAACATGGAGATGGGTATGGAGCTCCAGATTCTAGATCAAGAAACCGAGTCTCTATGGTGATAATTGAGCCAATTCCCCACTCCAAAAATAAATAA